One part of the Aurantibacillus circumpalustris genome encodes these proteins:
- a CDS encoding transglutaminase-like domain-containing protein, with protein sequence MAAKRKTEISLKEVIALITLLDDPDEIIYSQVKERFVTLGPPTIPHLETAWENSFDAIMQKRIETIIHTIQFETLQKALKFWAKDDSDDLLNGVIILARYQYPDLDENKIRKQLQQIKQDVWLELHEDLTALEKVKIINHILFEVHNFSGNITNYHAPQNSFINNVLESKKGNPLMLSVVYMLICKELNIPVYGINLPQHFVLSYINDNANLIDVNNKTLSNNILFYINPFSKGLIFNQKDIDQFLKQLNLEPEAKYYLPCSNVEILKRCLNNLIFSYEKLGYLEKVEELKNLDSQL encoded by the coding sequence ATGGCAGCGAAACGTAAAACAGAAATAAGCCTGAAAGAAGTAATTGCACTGATTACATTGTTAGACGATCCTGATGAAATAATTTATTCTCAGGTAAAGGAACGTTTTGTAACTCTAGGTCCTCCAACTATTCCGCATCTTGAGACTGCTTGGGAAAACAGTTTTGATGCTATCATGCAAAAACGCATCGAAACAATCATACATACTATTCAATTTGAAACTCTTCAAAAGGCTTTAAAATTCTGGGCCAAGGACGATTCGGATGATCTTTTAAATGGTGTAATTATTCTTGCTCGGTATCAGTACCCCGATTTAGACGAAAATAAAATAAGAAAACAACTCCAGCAAATTAAACAAGATGTTTGGTTGGAGTTACATGAAGATTTAACCGCTCTAGAAAAGGTAAAAATCATAAATCATATTTTGTTTGAAGTACATAATTTTAGTGGAAATATTACCAATTATCATGCGCCGCAAAATTCGTTTATTAATAACGTGCTTGAGAGTAAAAAGGGAAATCCTTTGATGTTAAGTGTTGTGTACATGCTTATTTGTAAAGAACTTAATATTCCTGTTTATGGAATTAATCTCCCTCAACATTTTGTATTATCTTACATTAACGACAACGCCAATTTAATAGACGTAAATAATAAAACACTTTCTAATAATATTCTATTCTATATAAATCCGTTTAGTAAAGGACTTATATTTAATCAAAAAGACATTGATCAATTCTTAAAACAATTAAACTTAGAGCCCGAAGCTAAATATTACCTCCCATGTAGCAATGTTGAAATATTAAAACGTTGCCTGAACAATCTTATTTTTTCCTATGAAAAACTTGGTTATTTGGAAAAAGTAGAAGAATTAAAAAATCTCGACAGTCAATTGTAA
- the pruA gene encoding L-glutamate gamma-semialdehyde dehydrogenase, protein MPKGIYKVPVAVNEPIKSYAPGSPERKELQAMLKELRSQKINIPMYIGGKEVESNVLVRMYPPHDHQHVLGHFHKSDKSHVTMAIDAALAAKEKWAALSWEHRASIFLRAAELIAGPYRAKLNAATMLGQSKNAFQAEIDSACEIIDFLRFNVQYMTEVYNEQPISSPGVWNRLEWRPLEGFVYALTPFNFTAIAGNLPSSCAMMGNVVVWKPSNTAVYSANVLMEVFKKAGVPDGVINLIYPSGPDAAEVVFNHKDFAGIHFTGSTEVFQNIWQTIGNNIHKYRSYPRIVGETGGKDFIMAHKSAETKSLAVAISRGAFEYQGQKCSAASRAYIPSNLWEEVKGFVLEDLKSMKMGPTEDFTNFINAVIDEKSFDKLAKYIDAAKNDKNVEVIAGGNYDKSKGYFIEPTIIVTKDPNYVTMCEELFGPVLSIYVYDKDKFEETLELVDKTSIYALTGAILATDRYAIELAAKKLSNSAGNFYINDKCTGAVVGQQPFGGARGSGTNDKAGAKINLLRWVSPRTIKETFVPPVDYKYPFLQAD, encoded by the coding sequence ATGCCAAAAGGAATTTACAAAGTACCCGTAGCGGTAAACGAACCCATTAAGAGTTACGCTCCCGGAAGTCCGGAACGCAAAGAACTTCAGGCAATGCTTAAAGAATTGCGCAGTCAAAAAATAAATATCCCCATGTATATTGGCGGTAAAGAGGTAGAAAGTAATGTTCTAGTTCGCATGTATCCTCCTCATGATCATCAGCATGTATTAGGTCATTTTCATAAAAGTGATAAATCGCATGTTACCATGGCGATAGATGCGGCTTTAGCTGCTAAAGAAAAATGGGCAGCACTAAGCTGGGAACATCGCGCAAGTATATTTTTAAGAGCTGCTGAGTTAATTGCTGGTCCTTACCGTGCAAAATTAAACGCTGCAACCATGTTAGGACAAAGTAAAAATGCATTCCAGGCTGAGATTGATAGCGCTTGTGAGATCATTGACTTTTTGAGATTCAACGTTCAATACATGACAGAAGTTTATAATGAACAGCCAATTTCTTCTCCTGGCGTTTGGAACAGATTAGAATGGAGGCCTTTGGAAGGATTTGTTTATGCGTTAACGCCGTTTAATTTTACAGCTATTGCTGGAAATTTACCAAGCAGTTGTGCGATGATGGGAAATGTAGTGGTTTGGAAACCTAGTAATACAGCGGTGTACAGCGCCAACGTATTAATGGAGGTTTTTAAAAAGGCTGGTGTACCAGATGGTGTTATTAATTTAATTTATCCGAGCGGGCCAGATGCTGCTGAAGTGGTATTTAATCACAAAGATTTTGCTGGGATTCACTTCACAGGAAGTACTGAAGTATTCCAAAATATTTGGCAAACAATTGGAAATAATATTCATAAATACCGTTCTTACCCTCGTATTGTGGGAGAAACAGGCGGTAAAGATTTTATTATGGCTCACAAGTCAGCTGAAACGAAATCTTTAGCAGTAGCTATTTCACGTGGAGCTTTTGAATATCAAGGACAAAAATGTTCGGCGGCATCGCGCGCTTATATTCCATCAAATCTTTGGGAAGAAGTAAAAGGATTTGTTTTGGAAGATTTGAAATCAATGAAAATGGGTCCAACCGAAGACTTTACTAACTTCATCAATGCGGTAATTGATGAAAAAAGTTTTGATAAGCTTGCTAAATATATCGATGCAGCCAAGAATGATAAAAACGTTGAAGTGATTGCTGGTGGTAATTACGACAAGAGCAAAGGTTATTTTATTGAGCCAACCATTATAGTTACTAAAGATCCAAATTATGTAACTATGTGCGAAGAGTTATTTGGTCCGGTTCTTTCTATATATGTTTATGACAAAGATAAATTTGAAGAAACTTTAGAATTGGTTGACAAGACCTCTATTTATGCCTTAACCGGGGCTATTCTGGCTACTGATCGTTATGCGATTGAATTGGCAGCGAAAAAACTAAGTAATTCGGCAGGTAATTTTTATATCAATGATAAATGTACTGGTGCAGTTGTGGGTCAGCAGCCTTTTGGTGGAGCGAGAGGTAGTGGTACAAACGATAAAGCAGGCGCAAAAATCAATTTATTAAGATGGGTTTCGCCTCGTACAATTAAAGAAACGTTTGTGCCTCCTGTAGATTATAAGTACCCATTTTTGCAAGCGGATTAA
- a CDS encoding T9SS type A sorting domain-containing protein, translating into MKINFKLIIAALSLSLITKSQNTVLEDPTINKRGCGTVAPSAEWDAWFNKKVEEFKDNKRNNKTESISIVIPVIVHVIHPGSTIGLFPNISSAQIYSQINVLNKDFAGIGFNSGQLANTGFSVVGAANTNITFCLAQLDPNGIPLSEPGIDRVNYNTMGWPSPTGPTSTSAFQSYMDGTVKPNSIWDPTYYFNIWVSDVNQNTQLLGFATFPGGSTLSGITSNIGNSVTDGIWVSAKAFGNTGSVVAPYNRGRTAVHETGHWLGLRHIGGDGNGNLNGDCLATDYCDDTPPQKGGYSGGQYGQNFGTPPYPVHAFSCSSQIGDMFMNFMDYTDDATSYMFTPDQSDRMQTALLNGYFRFLLSTSSFSLCDGMPLADINYEAIVCINSGYQPQNVTSGTPAPTYSWSVLPSNGVTFSPSSTNANPNINFPNTGDYTLSMVATNSLGVSSQTVAFQVEDCTGLRKNSIANKINLSPNPSTGIFNLNIDFTVSKEVSVTVFNSLGQLVFAKDYTVAGSNTITLDLNNYSDGIYTLSITGGEERILKKLILSK; encoded by the coding sequence ATGAAAATTAATTTCAAACTTATTATTGCAGCTTTAAGTTTATCGCTCATAACAAAATCGCAAAACACAGTCTTAGAAGATCCAACAATCAATAAGCGGGGATGCGGAACAGTAGCTCCAAGTGCAGAATGGGATGCCTGGTTTAATAAAAAAGTTGAGGAGTTTAAAGACAATAAACGTAATAATAAAACGGAATCCATTTCGATTGTTATACCGGTAATTGTGCATGTTATTCATCCAGGATCTACTATTGGTCTTTTTCCCAATATATCTTCAGCCCAAATCTATTCACAAATAAATGTGCTGAATAAAGATTTTGCAGGTATTGGTTTTAATTCGGGACAGCTTGCTAACACTGGTTTTTCAGTTGTTGGTGCGGCAAACACAAACATTACTTTTTGTTTGGCTCAACTTGATCCAAATGGAATCCCTCTAAGCGAACCTGGTATCGATCGCGTTAACTATAATACAATGGGTTGGCCAAGTCCAACAGGTCCAACATCTACTTCTGCGTTTCAATCGTATATGGATGGCACTGTAAAACCTAACAGTATTTGGGATCCAACCTATTATTTCAACATTTGGGTAAGTGATGTGAACCAAAATACACAACTTTTAGGCTTTGCGACTTTTCCTGGTGGTTCAACTTTATCCGGTATAACTTCGAATATTGGAAATTCAGTTACCGACGGAATCTGGGTTTCAGCAAAAGCATTTGGAAATACGGGTTCAGTTGTTGCTCCATATAATCGTGGCAGAACTGCTGTGCACGAAACAGGACATTGGCTTGGTTTAAGGCATATTGGAGGCGATGGTAACGGCAATCTAAATGGTGATTGCTTAGCAACCGATTATTGTGACGACACTCCTCCACAAAAAGGAGGATATAGCGGTGGGCAATATGGTCAGAACTTTGGAACTCCACCATACCCTGTTCATGCGTTCAGCTGCTCTTCACAAATTGGTGATATGTTTATGAACTTTATGGATTATACAGATGACGCCACTAGTTACATGTTTACTCCTGATCAAAGTGATCGAATGCAGACGGCATTATTAAATGGTTATTTTAGATTTTTGCTTAGCACGAGTTCATTCTCGTTATGCGACGGAATGCCGCTAGCTGATATTAATTACGAGGCAATTGTGTGTATTAATTCTGGATATCAGCCGCAAAACGTAACGAGTGGCACCCCTGCGCCAACCTACTCTTGGTCAGTGTTACCATCTAATGGTGTTACATTCTCACCTTCTAGTACCAACGCAAATCCAAATATTAATTTTCCAAATACTGGTGATTACACTCTTTCAATGGTTGCCACCAATAGTCTTGGGGTCAGTTCTCAAACAGTGGCGTTTCAAGTGGAAGACTGTACTGGTTTGAGAAAAAATTCAATTGCCAACAAAATTAATTTGAGTCCAAATCCAAGCACTGGTATATTTAATTTGAATATCGATTTTACTGTTTCTAAAGAGGTATCTGTTACCGTATTTAATTCTTTAGGACAATTAGTGTTTGCTAAAGATTATACCGTTGCAGGTAGTAATACGATTACCTTAGATTTAAATAATTATTCAGATGGTATCTACACACTTAGCATTACTGGCGGTGAAGAAAGGATTTTGAAAAAACTCATTTTAAGTAAATAA